The following are from one region of the Isoalcanivorax indicus genome:
- the ispE gene encoding 4-(cytidine 5'-diphospho)-2-C-methyl-D-erythritol kinase, producing MTSGHPALVLPAPAKLNLFLHITGRRPDGYHTLQTLFMLLDHGDTLTLRPADTLRLDAPDVPGPVEDNLVWRAARLLQTHTGCTRGAHLTLEKRLPAGGGVGGGSSDAATALLGLNHLWQLGLSPSTLAGLALQLGADVPVFVQGHSAFAEGIGEQLTPVSLPPRDYVVIHPGISVATAHIFNDRELTRHTPVSTVAAFLEPGTRKHFRNDCEPVARRLFRPVAEALDWLEKAVGESHLTGTGACIFAPVPSRQIGTSVLANLPPRWTGFVARSCNRSPLLDALDAATASHCDNG from the coding sequence GTGACGTCGGGCCACCCGGCGCTGGTGCTGCCCGCACCCGCCAAGCTGAACCTGTTCCTGCACATCACCGGCCGCCGCCCTGACGGCTACCACACCCTGCAAACCCTGTTCATGCTGCTCGATCACGGTGACACCCTGACGCTGCGCCCGGCGGATACGCTGCGGCTGGATGCGCCCGACGTGCCTGGCCCGGTCGAGGACAATCTGGTCTGGCGGGCCGCACGCCTGCTGCAGACCCACACCGGTTGCACCCGGGGCGCGCACCTGACCCTGGAGAAACGCCTGCCCGCAGGCGGTGGCGTCGGCGGCGGCTCCAGTGATGCCGCCACCGCCCTGCTGGGGCTTAATCACCTCTGGCAGCTGGGGCTGAGCCCGTCGACGCTGGCAGGGCTGGCGCTGCAACTGGGCGCCGATGTGCCGGTCTTCGTGCAGGGCCATAGCGCCTTCGCCGAAGGCATCGGCGAGCAGCTCACACCGGTGTCTTTGCCGCCTCGTGACTATGTGGTGATTCACCCGGGAATCAGTGTCGCGACAGCGCATATTTTCAATGACCGGGAATTGACAAGGCATACCCCCGTCAGTACAGTAGCGGCCTTTCTTGAGCCGGGCACCCGGAAGCACTTTCGCAACGACTGCGAACCCGTTGCACGGCGGCTTTTCAGGCCGGTAGCCGAGGCACTGGACTGGCTCGAGAAAGCAGTTGGCGAAAGCCATCTGACCGGCACCGGAGCCTGCATTTTTGCGCCCGTGCCGAGTCGGCAGATCGGCACTTCGGTGCTCGCGAATCTGCCGCCGCGCTGGACAGGTTTCGTCGCGCGGAGCTGCAACCGCTCACCCTTGCTTGATGCACTGGATGCGGCCACCGCTTCGCACTGCGACAACGGTTAG
- a CDS encoding ribose-phosphate pyrophosphokinase gives MSKLVIFTGNANPELAQAMVRQLNIPLGAADVGTFSDGEVAIDIHENVRGKDVFIVQSTCNPTNNNLMEILVMADALRRSSAGRITAVMPYFGYARQDRRVRSARVPITAKVVADMITTVGIDRVVTVDLHADQIQGFFDIPVDNVYATPLIVADIERQNYEDMMVVSPDVGGVVRARALAKQLNDADLAIIDKRRPKANESQVMHIIGEVEGRTCILVDDMVDTAGTLCKAAKALKEHGARQVVAYCTHPVLSGAAISNIKDSELDQLVVTDTIPLSTAARDSGRIRVLSLAPMLAETIRRVNNEESLSAMFDRLELV, from the coding sequence GTGTCCAAACTCGTTATCTTTACCGGCAATGCCAATCCCGAACTGGCCCAGGCCATGGTTCGCCAGCTGAACATTCCGCTGGGCGCCGCCGATGTGGGCACCTTCAGTGACGGCGAAGTGGCCATCGACATTCATGAGAATGTGCGCGGCAAGGACGTCTTCATTGTCCAGTCCACCTGCAACCCCACCAATAACAACCTGATGGAAATCCTGGTCATGGCGGACGCCCTGCGGCGCTCCTCCGCAGGCCGGATCACGGCGGTCATGCCCTACTTCGGCTACGCCCGCCAGGATCGCCGGGTACGCTCGGCCCGGGTGCCGATCACCGCCAAGGTGGTGGCCGACATGATCACTACCGTCGGCATCGACCGGGTCGTGACCGTTGACCTGCATGCCGATCAGATCCAGGGTTTCTTCGATATTCCTGTGGACAACGTCTACGCCACGCCGCTGATCGTGGCGGACATCGAGCGCCAGAACTACGAAGACATGATGGTGGTATCCCCGGATGTGGGCGGTGTAGTGCGCGCCCGCGCCCTGGCCAAACAGCTCAACGACGCCGACCTGGCCATCATCGACAAGCGCCGCCCCAAGGCCAATGAGTCGCAAGTCATGCACATCATCGGTGAAGTGGAAGGCCGGACCTGCATTCTGGTGGACGACATGGTGGATACCGCCGGCACCCTGTGCAAGGCCGCCAAGGCCCTCAAGGAACACGGCGCCAGACAGGTCGTGGCCTACTGCACCCACCCGGTGCTTTCCGGGGCCGCCATCAGCAACATCAAGGATTCCGAACTCGACCAGCTGGTGGTCACCGACACCATCCCGCTGTCCACCGCCGCGCGTGACTCGGGCCGCATCCGGGTGCTGTCGCTGGCGCCGATGCTGGCGGAAACCATCCGCCGGGTGAACAACGAGGAATCCCTGTCCGCCATGTTCGACCGGCTGGAGCTGGTCTGA
- a CDS encoding 50S ribosomal protein L25/general stress protein Ctc — MSNDFLLHAEGRSDVGKGASRRLRRLEARIPGIIYGGSTAPQMVTLELRELVKALENEAFYSHVLTLDVDGKKQQAVLRDLQRHPAKGTPMHCDFLRVDKTHKITMQVPLHFLNEDKCVGVKQQGGKINHNASEVEVSCLPQHLPEFIEVDMANVALDQVVHLSDLKLPKGVELVALSHGDDHDLPVAAVHAPKGGAVDDAEDGEDGEESKED; from the coding sequence ATGAGCAATGATTTTTTGCTGCATGCAGAGGGCCGCAGCGATGTGGGGAAAGGTGCGAGCCGCCGCCTGCGTCGTCTGGAAGCCCGCATCCCGGGCATCATCTACGGCGGCAGCACTGCCCCGCAGATGGTCACCCTGGAACTGCGTGAACTGGTCAAGGCGCTGGAAAACGAAGCCTTCTACAGCCACGTCCTGACGCTGGATGTTGACGGCAAGAAGCAGCAGGCTGTGCTGCGTGACCTGCAGCGCCATCCGGCCAAAGGCACGCCGATGCATTGCGATTTCCTGCGCGTGGACAAGACCCACAAGATCACCATGCAGGTTCCGCTGCACTTCCTGAACGAAGACAAGTGCGTGGGCGTCAAGCAGCAGGGCGGCAAGATCAACCACAATGCTTCCGAAGTGGAAGTCAGCTGCCTGCCGCAGCACCTGCCCGAGTTCATCGAGGTCGATATGGCCAACGTGGCCCTGGATCAGGTGGTACACCTGTCTGACCTGAAACTGCCGAAAGGCGTTGAGCTGGTAGCCCTGAGCCATGGCGACGACCATGACCTGCCGGTAGCCGCCGTACACGCTCCGAAAGGCGGCGCTGTGGATGACGCTGAAGACGGCGAAGACGGCGAAGAAAGCAAAGAAGACTGA
- the prfA gene encoding peptide chain release factor 1: MKDSLRTKLERLCDRHEELSALLSDPGVISQQGRFRDLSREYAELEDVVQCFAAYRNADTTLAEAEAMQQDSDPDMRAMGAEEARLALTRREALEAELQRLMLPRDPRDNSNVFLEIRAGTGGDEAALFAGDLLRMYSRYADSQGWRVEQISASEGEMGGFKEVICRVTGNGVYSRLKFESGAHRVQRVPATESQGRIHTSACTVAVMAEADELEVVTIRTEDLRVDTYRSSGAGGQHVNTTDSAVRLTHLPTGIVVECQDERSQHKNKAKAMSLLQARIYDAQQQKQQQEMAATRKSLVGSGDRSERIRTYNFPQGRLTDHRINLTLYKLAEVMEGSLDDVLDALQAEHQAEQLAALSGQA, translated from the coding sequence ATGAAAGATTCCCTGCGCACCAAGCTTGAACGCCTTTGCGATCGCCACGAAGAGCTGTCGGCCTTGCTGTCCGATCCTGGTGTGATCAGCCAGCAGGGCCGTTTTCGCGATTTGTCGCGGGAATATGCCGAGCTTGAAGATGTGGTGCAGTGTTTTGCCGCCTACCGGAACGCGGACACCACGCTGGCCGAAGCCGAAGCAATGCAACAGGACAGTGATCCGGACATGCGTGCCATGGGGGCAGAAGAAGCCCGGCTGGCACTGACCCGTCGCGAAGCGCTGGAAGCGGAACTGCAGCGCCTGATGCTGCCGCGCGATCCGCGCGACAACAGCAATGTTTTTCTGGAAATTCGTGCCGGCACAGGCGGCGATGAAGCGGCGCTGTTTGCCGGTGATCTGCTGCGCATGTACAGCCGCTATGCCGACAGCCAGGGCTGGCGTGTTGAGCAGATCAGCGCCAGTGAAGGTGAAATGGGCGGCTTCAAGGAAGTGATCTGCCGCGTTACCGGCAATGGTGTCTACTCACGCCTGAAGTTCGAGTCCGGCGCGCATCGCGTGCAGCGGGTACCGGCAACCGAATCCCAGGGCCGTATTCATACCTCGGCCTGCACCGTAGCGGTGATGGCAGAGGCTGACGAACTGGAAGTGGTGACGATTCGCACGGAAGACCTGCGTGTCGATACCTACCGCTCCTCGGGCGCTGGTGGCCAGCATGTCAACACCACGGATTCCGCCGTCCGCCTGACGCATCTGCCCACCGGCATCGTGGTCGAATGCCAGGACGAACGCAGCCAGCACAAGAACAAGGCCAAGGCCATGTCGTTGTTGCAGGCGCGCATCTATGACGCCCAGCAACAGAAACAGCAACAGGAGATGGCGGCCACCCGCAAGTCGCTGGTCGGTTCCGGCGACCGCTCCGAACGCATTCGCACCTACAATTTCCCCCAGGGACGGCTGACAGATCACCGCATCAACCTGACCCTGTACAAGCTGGCAGAAGTGATGGAAGGCAGTCTGGACGATGTCCTCGATGCCCTGCAGGCGGAACACCAGGCGGAGCAGCTGGCCGCGCTCTCCGGGCAGGCGTAA
- a CDS encoding HesA/MoeB/ThiF family protein codes for MLSDDQLLRYSRQILLPAFDIEGQENVSAARVMIIGAGGLGCPAALYLAGAGVGEIVLVDPDTVEASNLHRQIAYRESDIGQPKAQALAAQLMALNSGIRVAAWPRAADPDWLAKQLPGVTLVLDCTDNFRSRDQINRACHAAGIPLISAAAIRLEGQLAAFDFRRPDSPCYACVYGDGDGAAPDTLCSESGILGPVVGTLGTLQAHLALRLLTGAEVGGTLHLLDATTLSWRTLRLKRDPACPVCGTHG; via the coding sequence ATGCTCAGTGATGACCAACTGCTGCGTTACAGCCGCCAGATACTGCTGCCAGCTTTCGATATCGAGGGTCAGGAAAATGTGTCGGCGGCGCGCGTCATGATCATCGGTGCGGGCGGGCTGGGATGTCCGGCAGCGTTGTATCTGGCTGGCGCCGGGGTGGGCGAGATCGTGCTGGTTGATCCGGACACGGTCGAGGCCAGCAACCTGCACCGGCAGATTGCCTACCGCGAAAGCGATATCGGCCAGCCCAAGGCCCAGGCGCTGGCGGCACAACTGATGGCGCTCAACAGCGGCATTCGCGTTGCCGCCTGGCCGCGCGCCGCCGACCCGGACTGGCTGGCGAAGCAGTTGCCCGGCGTCACCCTGGTGCTGGATTGCACCGACAACTTCCGCAGTCGTGACCAGATCAACCGGGCCTGCCATGCCGCCGGTATTCCGCTGATCAGCGCTGCAGCCATCCGCCTGGAGGGCCAGCTGGCGGCGTTCGATTTCCGCCGCCCGGACAGCCCCTGCTACGCCTGCGTCTACGGCGACGGCGACGGCGCCGCCCCTGATACCCTGTGCAGCGAATCCGGCATCCTCGGTCCAGTGGTCGGCACCCTGGGCACCTTGCAAGCGCACCTCGCCCTGCGTCTGCTGACCGGCGCCGAGGTCGGCGGCACCCTGCACCTGCTGGACGCCACCACCCTGAGCTGGCGCACCTTGCGCCTGAAACGCGACCCTGCCTGCCCCGTATGCGGGACTCATGGATAG
- a CDS encoding tetratricopeptide repeat protein, translating into MPTMSYALPVTLALMLALTGCARHTPDTTAPAPEPAPTPVYAPYDTAILADLLAAELAAQRNRLDVSLAYYAQAARRTRSPEVTGQAARLAAYMEEPELALELSERWLSMSPNDTTALEIAALSHISLGDTEAAATYIDTLLSRDPQGALVRLVTQARGLDAAGNTRLLAALSGLTDRYPEQAPLWYARALHLQLQDNPEAALDATEQALKRQSDHEEALLLKGRLLFELGHRDQALRHMQRLVRRYPEARRARVLYVRLLLQDGQTDAAFRQLEVLAEQHPDDPDLRYSLALYGMEHGARERAREVLESLMRDGYREDEIRSFLAQIAEQDGDIDGAIDHYLAIRDPEVALRARVQAARLYQETGRSNERQALMARLRDHYPVHLPTLYAAEAELIAGDDPHAAHALLDQAVEDLPENIELRYARALAAERIDQLAQTEADLRFILAQRPDDPDALNALGYTLTDRTDRHEEAYGYIRRALDQKPDNPAILDSMGWVLFNLGRAEEALPYLKRAYEMYPDDEVAAHLGEVLWSLGRQDEARAVWEDARQREPDGRHVRDTLERLTGQNS; encoded by the coding sequence ATGCCGACAATGTCATACGCCCTGCCTGTCACTCTGGCCTTGATGCTTGCCCTGACCGGCTGCGCCCGGCATACACCGGACACCACCGCGCCAGCACCGGAACCCGCGCCAACGCCCGTGTACGCCCCCTACGATACCGCCATCCTGGCAGATCTGCTGGCCGCCGAACTGGCTGCCCAGCGCAACCGCCTGGATGTCAGCCTGGCCTACTACGCCCAGGCGGCGCGGCGCACTCGCAGCCCGGAGGTGACCGGCCAGGCAGCCCGGCTGGCCGCTTATATGGAAGAACCCGAACTGGCGCTGGAGTTGTCAGAGCGCTGGCTGAGCATGAGCCCGAACGACACGACCGCCCTGGAAATTGCGGCGCTGTCGCATATCAGCCTGGGCGATACCGAGGCGGCTGCCACCTATATCGACACGCTGCTTTCCCGTGATCCACAGGGCGCACTGGTGCGTCTGGTCACCCAGGCCCGGGGCCTGGATGCCGCCGGCAATACGCGCCTGCTGGCGGCGCTGTCCGGCCTGACTGACCGCTACCCGGAGCAGGCGCCACTGTGGTACGCCCGCGCCCTGCATCTGCAGTTGCAGGACAACCCTGAGGCAGCCCTGGACGCCACCGAGCAGGCACTGAAAAGACAGAGCGACCATGAAGAGGCCCTGCTGCTGAAAGGCCGCCTGTTGTTTGAACTGGGGCACCGCGATCAGGCCCTGCGGCACATGCAGCGGCTGGTGCGACGCTACCCGGAGGCACGCCGTGCGCGGGTGCTGTATGTGCGCCTGCTGTTGCAGGACGGCCAGACCGATGCCGCCTTCCGCCAGCTGGAAGTGCTGGCCGAGCAGCACCCGGACGACCCCGACCTGCGCTACTCACTGGCCCTGTATGGCATGGAGCATGGCGCCCGCGAGCGCGCCCGCGAGGTGCTGGAATCACTGATGCGGGACGGTTATCGCGAGGACGAGATTCGCAGCTTCCTGGCCCAGATCGCCGAGCAGGACGGCGACATCGATGGCGCCATTGACCACTATCTGGCGATCCGCGACCCCGAGGTGGCCCTGCGCGCCCGCGTGCAGGCCGCCCGCCTGTATCAGGAAACCGGCCGCAGCAATGAGCGCCAGGCGTTGATGGCGCGCTTGCGCGACCACTACCCGGTGCACCTGCCGACGCTTTACGCCGCCGAAGCCGAACTGATCGCCGGCGACGATCCCCATGCCGCCCATGCCCTGCTGGATCAGGCGGTGGAGGATTTGCCGGAGAATATCGAACTGCGCTATGCCCGCGCCCTGGCCGCCGAGCGCATCGACCAGCTGGCCCAGACCGAAGCTGACCTGCGCTTTATCCTTGCGCAACGCCCGGACGATCCGGACGCCCTGAATGCGCTGGGCTATACCCTGACGGACCGCACGGATCGCCATGAAGAGGCTTACGGTTATATTCGCCGTGCGCTCGACCAAAAGCCTGACAATCCGGCCATTCTCGACAGTATGGGCTGGGTACTGTTCAACCTGGGGCGCGCAGAAGAGGCCCTGCCCTATCTGAAACGTGCCTATGAAATGTATCCGGACGACGAGGTGGCCGCGCACCTGGGCGAGGTGCTCTGGAGCCTGGGCCGACAGGACGAGGCGCGTGCCGTCTGGGAAGACGCCCGCCAGCGCGAGCCGGACGGACGCCATGTGCGCGACACCCTGGAACGACTGACCGGGCAGAATTCATGA
- the lolB gene encoding lipoprotein insertase outer membrane protein LolB, whose amino-acid sequence MIRHAVLLLLVLLLSACQTRPVVTVDDFERAEDLQHWNITGRLGYRTANDGGNASLDWRQRREGGRIHFSGPLGFGSAELRWDDTSAMLDTGREQLTASSPAALAWHLTGLMIPVDALYYWVRGLPWPWAEGTPHYDDQGRLVTLDQLGWSLRFDRHERVAGLELPHRVRANLNGDSFTLIVQHWVPQP is encoded by the coding sequence ATGATTCGCCATGCCGTATTACTGTTGCTGGTGCTGCTGCTCAGTGCCTGTCAGACCCGCCCGGTCGTGACCGTGGATGATTTCGAGCGTGCCGAGGACCTGCAACACTGGAACATCACCGGCCGACTGGGTTATCGCACGGCCAACGACGGCGGCAACGCCAGCCTTGACTGGCGCCAGCGGCGCGAGGGCGGCCGGATCCATTTCTCCGGCCCGCTGGGCTTCGGCAGTGCCGAGCTGCGCTGGGACGACACCAGCGCCATGCTCGATACCGGGCGCGAGCAACTGACCGCCAGTTCCCCGGCCGCACTGGCCTGGCACCTGACGGGCCTGATGATTCCGGTGGACGCCCTCTACTACTGGGTACGTGGCCTGCCCTGGCCGTGGGCCGAAGGCACACCGCACTATGACGATCAGGGGCGCCTGGTCACCCTGGATCAACTCGGCTGGTCGCTGCGTTTTGACCGTCACGAACGGGTAGCGGGCCTGGAATTGCCACACCGCGTGCGCGCCAACCTGAACGGCGACAGCTTTACCCTGATCGTCCAGCACTGGGTGCCGCAACCGTGA
- the pth gene encoding aminoacyl-tRNA hydrolase, translated as MADPIRLIVGLGNPGAQYADTRHNAGAWYVDALARSQGVSLSEEKKYFGLTGHFTSGGDTVRLLIPTTYMNRSGQATAALANFFRIPITQILVAHDELDLPPGVVRLKKGGGHGGHNGLRDMISKHGNQRDFVRLRIGISHPGSADLVTPHVLGKPAPADRERIERAIDEALRYTGEIVRGEIDQAMNQLNGFRAT; from the coding sequence GTGGCGGATCCGATACGACTGATCGTTGGCCTGGGCAATCCGGGCGCACAGTATGCGGACACCCGCCACAATGCCGGTGCCTGGTATGTGGACGCCCTGGCGAGAAGCCAGGGCGTTTCACTTTCCGAAGAAAAGAAGTATTTCGGCCTCACCGGCCACTTCACCTCTGGCGGCGACACCGTCCGCCTGCTGATCCCCACCACCTATATGAACCGCAGTGGCCAGGCCACCGCCGCACTCGCCAATTTCTTCCGTATTCCGATCACACAGATTCTCGTGGCCCATGATGAACTGGACCTGCCGCCAGGCGTCGTGCGCCTGAAGAAAGGTGGCGGCCATGGCGGCCACAACGGATTGCGCGACATGATCAGCAAACACGGCAACCAGCGGGATTTCGTGCGCCTGCGGATCGGCATCAGCCATCCTGGCAGCGCCGACCTGGTAACGCCCCATGTGCTGGGCAAACCCGCCCCCGCTGACCGGGAACGGATCGAACGCGCCATTGATGAGGCGCTACGCTATACCGGTGAGATCGTGCGTGGCGAGATTGATCAGGCGATGAACCAGCTGAACGGCTTTCGCGCTACATGA
- a CDS encoding glutathione S-transferase family protein — MPATRVLYQFPISHYCEKARWLLDHKGLAYTERNLLPGPHRLFTRARAGVNTLPVLRDGKRLVGDSTRIAYYLDKYYPNNPLVPDDPEQRQQVIELEQQFDRYGVHVRRWLYGQLLGRPEVMQAMFGPYRLPGMVQRLLVPVTEKGVARLYRISAEPVAHSFQRLQEGLALIEKRIRGNASRYLVGQRLTLADITAASLYAPLFMPPGTPWAFMPEARMPAVFREQSAVLRSQPAGQWVMQRYERDRQAAAVLPDEAMVM, encoded by the coding sequence ATGCCGGCGACACGCGTGCTGTACCAGTTTCCGATTTCCCATTATTGCGAGAAGGCGCGCTGGCTGCTGGATCACAAGGGGCTCGCCTACACCGAGCGTAACCTGCTGCCGGGTCCGCACCGTCTGTTTACCCGTGCCCGGGCGGGCGTCAACACCTTGCCGGTCTTGCGGGACGGCAAGCGCCTGGTGGGGGATTCAACGCGGATCGCCTATTACCTGGACAAGTACTACCCGAACAATCCGCTGGTCCCGGACGATCCGGAGCAGCGTCAGCAGGTGATTGAGCTGGAGCAGCAGTTCGACCGCTATGGCGTGCATGTGCGCCGCTGGCTGTACGGCCAGCTGCTGGGGCGGCCCGAAGTCATGCAGGCGATGTTCGGCCCCTATCGCCTGCCCGGCATGGTGCAGCGGCTGCTGGTGCCGGTCACGGAAAAAGGTGTGGCGCGCCTGTACCGCATCAGCGCCGAGCCGGTGGCGCATTCTTTCCAGCGCCTGCAGGAAGGGCTGGCGCTGATCGAGAAGCGTATCCGGGGAAATGCATCACGTTATCTGGTGGGGCAGCGTCTCACGCTGGCGGATATCACGGCGGCGTCACTGTACGCGCCCTTGTTCATGCCGCCGGGCACGCCCTGGGCGTTCATGCCGGAAGCACGCATGCCGGCCGTGTTTCGCGAGCAGTCTGCCGTGCTGCGATCGCAACCGGCGGGGCAGTGGGTGATGCAGCGTTACGAGCGGGACCGTCAGGCGGCAGCGGTGTTGCCTGACGAAGCCATGGTCATGTAG
- the prmC gene encoding peptide chain release factor N(5)-glutamine methyltransferase, whose protein sequence is MSASVGELLRAARQRLDGHSPTADIDARVLMAHCLRKPASFLFTWPEHIPTDSEARQFQEWVARRVVGEPVAYLIGRREFYGHEFLVSPDTLIPRPDTELLVDTVLEGLAADAPLRVADLGTGTGAIAISLALARPAWQLVAVDTSTAILDLVERNRQRLGAGNVQPLQSNWCSQLPGPLDAVVSNPPYIPDDDPHLGEGDVRYEPRTALAAGSDGLADIRVITVQSRQRLRPGGLLALEHGYDQGEAVQQILRDAGFVRIETRRDLAGHDRVTLGITPPGDADAQ, encoded by the coding sequence ATGAGCGCCAGCGTCGGCGAACTGCTGCGCGCCGCCCGGCAACGGCTGGACGGTCACAGCCCCACGGCCGACATCGATGCCCGCGTGCTGATGGCCCACTGCCTGCGCAAGCCCGCCAGTTTCCTGTTCACCTGGCCCGAACATATCCCCACCGACAGTGAAGCGCGCCAGTTCCAGGAGTGGGTGGCCCGCCGCGTTGTCGGCGAGCCCGTCGCCTACCTCATTGGCCGTCGCGAATTTTACGGGCATGAGTTTCTGGTTTCGCCAGACACCCTGATTCCGCGCCCGGATACCGAACTGCTGGTGGATACCGTGCTGGAAGGCCTGGCGGCAGACGCGCCGCTGCGCGTGGCTGACCTCGGCACCGGCACCGGCGCGATTGCCATCAGCCTGGCGCTGGCACGCCCGGCCTGGCAACTGGTGGCGGTGGACACGAGCACGGCGATTCTGGATCTGGTGGAGCGCAACCGGCAACGCCTGGGGGCCGGCAATGTGCAGCCGCTGCAATCCAACTGGTGCAGCCAGCTGCCGGGTCCACTGGATGCCGTGGTGAGCAACCCACCTTATATTCCTGATGACGACCCGCATCTGGGCGAGGGCGATGTGCGCTATGAACCGCGTACCGCGCTGGCGGCGGGCAGTGACGGCCTGGCTGATATTCGTGTCATCACGGTGCAGAGCCGCCAGCGTTTGCGCCCCGGCGGCTTGCTGGCGCTGGAACACGGCTACGACCAGGGGGAAGCCGTTCAGCAGATACTGCGTGATGCCGGGTTTGTCCGCATTGAAACCCGCCGCGACCTGGCCGGGCATGACCGCGTTACACTGGGCATCACACCGCCGGGAGACGCCGATGCTCAGTGA
- the hemA gene encoding glutamyl-tRNA reductase, with translation MKLLATGVNHTTAELGLRERLTFPEAQIPAALADLRRQPGVREAALLSTCNRTEIYCLIDADTAAGTGPDLAQWLARWHGLEAARLREALYLHQDDKALRHMMRVAGGLDSLVLGEPQILGQMRDAYARAHESGALEASLARTFQQVFSVAKRIRTDTGIGAHPVSVAYAAVSFARHIFADLRQSRALLIGAGDMIELVARHLRDQGVADITIANRTLNRADVLAREVNGRAITLEEIPVVLERTDIVISCTAAPVPVLGKGMVERALKKRRHRPIFMVDIAVPRDIEPEVGALQDIYLYTVDDLHEAIEENVRQRQDAAAEAERIIDQALSRYAREQRELTAVDTLRRYREQVAALGDEELQKALSQLEAGGDPADVLRRFQHALLNKVMHQPSVQLRRFAAENRTESLSIARELLLRDE, from the coding sequence ATGAAGCTACTCGCCACAGGCGTCAATCACACCACTGCCGAACTGGGCTTGCGCGAACGTCTGACGTTCCCCGAGGCGCAGATTCCAGCAGCACTGGCGGATCTGCGTCGGCAACCCGGTGTGCGCGAGGCGGCGCTACTGTCCACCTGCAATCGCACCGAAATCTACTGTCTGATCGATGCCGACACGGCCGCAGGCACCGGCCCGGATCTGGCCCAGTGGCTGGCCCGCTGGCATGGCCTGGAGGCCGCGCGTCTGCGTGAAGCGCTGTACCTGCATCAGGATGACAAGGCCCTGCGTCATATGATGCGCGTCGCTGGCGGACTGGATTCCCTGGTGCTGGGTGAGCCGCAGATTCTTGGCCAGATGCGTGATGCCTATGCCCGGGCCCACGAGAGCGGCGCGCTGGAAGCCAGCCTGGCGCGCACGTTCCAGCAAGTCTTCAGCGTGGCCAAACGTATCCGCACGGATACCGGTATTGGTGCGCACCCCGTTTCCGTGGCCTATGCTGCCGTGTCGTTTGCACGGCATATCTTTGCCGACTTGCGGCAGAGCCGGGCCTTGCTGATCGGGGCCGGTGACATGATCGAACTGGTGGCGCGGCACTTGCGTGATCAGGGCGTGGCGGATATCACCATCGCCAACCGCACGCTCAATCGCGCCGATGTGCTGGCCCGCGAAGTGAACGGCCGGGCCATTACGCTGGAAGAAATCCCGGTGGTTCTGGAGCGCACCGACATCGTCATTTCCTGCACGGCGGCGCCCGTGCCCGTGCTCGGCAAGGGGATGGTCGAAAGAGCCCTGAAAAAGCGCCGTCACCGGCCGATCTTCATGGTGGATATTGCCGTGCCCCGGGATATCGAGCCGGAAGTGGGCGCGTTGCAGGATATCTATCTGTACACCGTGGATGACCTGCACGAAGCCATTGAAGAGAATGTACGGCAACGGCAGGATGCTGCGGCCGAAGCGGAGCGCATCATCGACCAGGCACTGTCGCGCTATGCTCGCGAGCAACGTGAGCTGACCGCTGTGGATACCCTGCGCCGTTATCGCGAACAGGTGGCGGCACTGGGCGATGAAGAATTGCAGAAAGCGCTGTCGCAGCTGGAGGCGGGCGGTGACCCGGCGGACGTACTGCGCCGCTTCCAGCATGCATTGCTGAACAAGGTGATGCACCAGCCGAGCGTGCAGCTGCGCCGTTTTGCGGCGGAAAATCGCACCGAATCCCTGTCCATTGCCCGCGAACTGCTGCTGCGTGACGAATGA